One window of the Perca flavescens isolate YP-PL-M2 chromosome 5, PFLA_1.0, whole genome shotgun sequence genome contains the following:
- the ndufs4 gene encoding NADH dehydrogenase [ubiquinone] iron-sulfur protein 4, mitochondrial, with translation MASSMSLLGLGRLSAVNAVYKLVLNPIRSTSTSTSRLAGKPGQDTQLITVDEKLDITSLTGVPEEHIKTRKVHIFVPTKTAMQSGVNGTKKWKMDFDTRERWENPLMGWASTADPLSNMVLSFSSKEDAIAFAEKNGWSYDITEKRSSKPRVKSYGANFSWDKRTRRSAK, from the exons ATGGCGTCCTCAATGTCACTTCTCGGCTTGGGGCGTTTATCTGCGGTCAATGCAGTTTATAAATTGGTCTTAAATCCTATCAG GTCTACAAGCACATCAACATCGAGGCTGGCAGGGAAACCAGGACAAGACACGCAACTTATTACCGTTGATGAGAAATTG GACATCACCAGTCTGACAGGAGTCCCAGAGGAGCACATCAAAACACGCAAGGTCCACATCTTTGTTCCCACCAAAACGGCCATGCAGTCAGGAGTCAACGGCACCAAGAAGTGGAAGATGGACTTTGACACCAGAGAGCGCTGGGAGAACCCGCTGATGGGCTGGGCCTCAAC GGCGGATCCCTTATCCAACATggttctctccttctcctccaaaGAAGATGCCATTGCTTTCGCTGAGAAAAATG GTTGGAGCTACGATATAACAGAGAAGAGGAGCTCAAAGCCCCGGGTGAAATCCTACGGCGCAAACTTCTCCTGGGACAAGAGGACCAGGAGGTCTGCTAAGTAA